In Molothrus ater isolate BHLD 08-10-18 breed brown headed cowbird chromosome 11, BPBGC_Mater_1.1, whole genome shotgun sequence, a genomic segment contains:
- the LOC118700322 gene encoding ADP-ribosylation factor-like protein 8B, producing the protein MLALLSRLLDWFRSLFWKEEMELTLVGLQYSGKTTFVNVIASGQFSEDMIPTVGFNMRKVTKGNVTIKIWDIGGQPRFRSMWERYCRGVNAIVYMVDAADRDKIEASRNELHNLLDKPQLQGIPVLVLGNKRDLPNALDEKQLIEKMNLAAIQDREICCYSISCKEKDNIDITLQWLIQHSKSRRS; encoded by the exons ATGCTGGCGCTGCTGTCCCGGCTGCTCGACTGGTTCCGCTCGCTCTTCTggaaggaggagatggagctgaCCCTGGTGGGGCTGCAGTACTCGGGCAAGACCACCTTCGTCAACGTCATCGCG tcagGTCAATTCAGTGAAGATATGATTCCTACTGTGGGCTTCAACATGAGGAAAGTTACAAAGGGTAATGTTACAATAAAG ATTTGGGATATAGGAGGGCAGCCCCGATTCCGGAGCATGTGGGAGCGATATTGCAGAGGAGTTAATGCTATTGT CTACATGGTAGATGCTGCAGATCGTGACAAAATAGAAGCCTCTCGGAATGAGCTGCACAATCTTCTAGATAAGCCCCAGTTACAAGGAATCCCT GTTCTAGTACTTGGAAATAAGAGAGACCTTCCTAATGCTTTGGATGAGAAACAGCTAATTGAAAAGAT GAATCTTGCTGCTATTCAGGACAGAGAAATCTGCTGCTACTCAATTTCTTGCAAAGAGAAAGATAATATAG ATATCACGCTTCAGTGGCTTATTCAGCATTCAAAATCTAGAAGAAGCTGA